Proteins encoded in a region of the Orcinus orca chromosome 8, mOrcOrc1.1, whole genome shotgun sequence genome:
- the TTC9C gene encoding tetratricopeptide repeat protein 9C isoform X1 yields the protein MEKRLQEAQLYKEKGNQCYREGKYRDAVSGYHRALLQLRGLDPSLPSPIPNLGPQGPALTPEQENVLRTTQTDCYNNLAACLLQMEPVNYERVKEYSQKVLERQPDNAKALYRAGVAFFHLQDYDQARHYLMAAVNRQPKDASVRRYLQLTQSELSSYHRKEKQLYLGMFG from the exons ATGGAGAAGCGCCTGCAGGAGGCCCAGCTGTACAAGGAGAAAGGGAACCAATGTTACCGGGAAGGGAAGTACCGAGATGCTGTGAGTGGGTACCATCGAGCTCTGCTGCAGCTGCGGGGTCTGGATCCAAGTCTGCCCTCCCCGATACCTAATCTGGGACCCCAGGGCCCGGCCCTCACACCTGAACAAGAAAACGTACTGCGCACCACCCAGACAGACTGCTACAACAACCTAGCTG CCTGTCTTCTTCAAATGGAGCCAGTAAACTACGAACGGGTGAAGGAATACAGTCAGAAAGTCCTGGAGCGACAGCCTGATAATGCCAAGGCCTTGTATCGGGCTGGAGTGGCCTTTTTCCACCTGCAGGACTATGACCAGGCTCGGCATTACCTCATGGCCGCTGTCAACAGGCAACCAAAAG ACGCCAGTGTCCGGCGGTACCTTCAGCTAACGCAGTCGGAACTCAGCAGCTACCATCGGAAAGAGAAGCAGCTCTACCTGGGCATGTTTGGTTAG
- the TTC9C gene encoding tetratricopeptide repeat protein 9C isoform X2, which yields MEKRLQEAQLYKEKGNQCYREGKYRDAVSGYHRALLQLRGLDPSLPSPIPNLGPQGPALTPEQENVLRTTQTDCYNNLAACLLQMEPVNYERVKEYSQKVLERQPDNAKALYRAGVAFFHLQDYDQARHYLMAAVNRQPKGKKNIVKRMTDSFLCWWFSTESCLPFCILA from the exons ATGGAGAAGCGCCTGCAGGAGGCCCAGCTGTACAAGGAGAAAGGGAACCAATGTTACCGGGAAGGGAAGTACCGAGATGCTGTGAGTGGGTACCATCGAGCTCTGCTGCAGCTGCGGGGTCTGGATCCAAGTCTGCCCTCCCCGATACCTAATCTGGGACCCCAGGGCCCGGCCCTCACACCTGAACAAGAAAACGTACTGCGCACCACCCAGACAGACTGCTACAACAACCTAGCTG CCTGTCTTCTTCAAATGGAGCCAGTAAACTACGAACGGGTGAAGGAATACAGTCAGAAAGTCCTGGAGCGACAGCCTGATAATGCCAAGGCCTTGTATCGGGCTGGAGTGGCCTTTTTCCACCTGCAGGACTATGACCAGGCTCGGCATTACCTCATGGCCGCTGTCAACAGGCAACCAAAAG GGAAAAAGAATATTGTGAAGAGAATGACAGACTCATTCCTGTGTTGGTGGTTCAGCACTGAAAGTTGTCTCCCATTTTGCATTCTGGCTTAG
- the HNRNPUL2 gene encoding heterogeneous nuclear ribonucleoprotein U-like protein 2: MEVKRLKVTELRSELQRRGLDSRGLKVDLAQRLQEALDAEMLEDEAGGGGAGPGGACKAEPRPVAASGGGPGGDEEEDEEEEEEDEEALLEDEDEEPPPAEASGQAAQPPPEPPEAAAVEAAAEPDASEKPAEEATAESGGVNGGEEQGTDKGEEDEPEDRSGDETPGSEAPGDKAAEEQGDDQDSEKSKPAGSDGERRGVKRQRDEKDEHGRAYYEFREEAYHSRSKSPPPPEEEAKDEEEDQTLVNLDTYTSDLHFQVSKDRYGGQPLFSEKFPTLWSGARSTYGVTKGKVCFEAKVTQNLPMKEGCTEVSLLRVGWSVDFSHPQLGEDEFSYGFDGRGLKAENGQFEEFGQTFGESDVIGCFANFEAEEVELSFSKNGEDLGVAFRINKESLADRALLPHVLCKNCVVELNFGQKEEPFFPPPEEFVFIHAVPVEERVRTAVPPKTIEECEVILMVGLPGSGKTQWALKYAKENPEKRYNVLGAETVLNQMRMKGLEEPQMDPKSRDLLVQQASQCLSKLVQIASRTKRNFILDQCNVYNSGQRRKLLLFKTFSRKVVVVVPNEEDWKKRLELRKEVEGDDVPESIMLEMKANFSLPEKCDYMDEVTYGELEKEEAQPIVTKYREEARKLLPPSEKRTNRRNNRNKRNRQNRSRGQGYVGGQRRGYDNRAYGQQYWGQSGNRGGYRNFYDRYRGDYDRFYGRDYEYNRYRDYYRQYSRDWQNYYYHHPQDRDRYYRNYYGYQGYR, from the exons atgGAGGTGAAGCGGCTGAAAGTGACCGAGCTGCGGTCGGAGCTGCAGCGGCGCGGCCTGGACTCGCGCGGCCTCAAGGTGGATCTGGCGCAGCGGCTGCAGGAGGCGCTGGACGCCGAGATGCTCGAGGACGAGGCCGGCGGTGGCGGGGCCGGGCCCGGCGGGGCCTGCAAGGCGGAGCCTCGGCCTGTGGCCGCGTCGGGCGGCGGCCCGGGCGGGGACGAGGAGGAGGacgaagaggaggaggaggaggacgaggaggcgCTGCTTGAGGACGAAGACGAAGAGCCACCCCCTGCCGAGGCCTCGGGCCAGGCCGCACAGCCGCCGCCGGAGCCCCCGGAGGCGGCAGCCGTGGAGGCCGCGGCCGAGCCCGATGCTTCCGAGAAACCAGCGGAGGAGGCCACAGCCGAGTCAGGTGGGGTGAACGGTGGCGAAGAGCAGGGCACCGACAAGGGGGAGGAAGATGAGCCGGAGGATCGGAGCGGAGACGAGACGCCGGGATCCGAGGCGCCGGGTGACAAGGCCGCAGAGGAACAGG GAGATGACCAAGATAGTGAAAAGTCAAAACCGGCAGGCTCAGATGGTGAGCGGCGGGGGGTAAAGAGACAGCGGGATGAGAAGGATGAACATGGCCGAGCTTACTATGAATTCCGAGAGGAGGCTTACCACAGCCG TTCAAAGTCTCCACCACCCCCGGAAGAAGAGGCAAAAGATGAGGAAGAGGATCAGACTCTTGTGAACCTGGACACGT ATACCTCGGATCTCCATTTTCAAGTGAGCAAAGACCGCTATGGAGGGCAGCCGCTTTTCTCAGAGAAGTTCCCCACCCTTTGGTCCGGGGCAAGAAGTACTTATGGAGTGACAAAGGGGAAAGTCTGCTTTGAGGCCAAG GTAACCCAGAATCTCCCAATGAAAGAAGGCTGCACAGAGGTTTCTCTCCTTCGAGTTGGATGGTCTGTTGATTTTTCCCATCCACAGCTTG GTGAGGATGAATTCTCGTATGGTTTCGATGGACGAGGACTCAAGGCAGAGAATGGGCAGTTTGAGGAATTTGGCCAGACTTTTGGGGAGAGTGATGTCATTGGCTGCTTTGCT AATTTTGAGGCTGAAGAAGTAGAACTTTCCTTTTCCAAGAATGGAGAAGACCTTGGCGTGGCATTCCGTATCAACAAGGAATCCCTGGCTGACCGGGCCCTCCTaccccatgtcctctgcaaaaATTGTGTTGTAGAATTAAATTTTGGTCAGAAGGAGGAGCCCTTCTTCCCACCGCCAGAAGAGTTTGTGTTCATCCATGCCGTGCCTGTGGAGGAGCGCGTGCGCACTGCGGTCCCTCCCAAGACCATAGAGGAGTGTGAG gtgattctgatggtGGGACTGCCTGGATCTGGAAAGACCCAGTGGGCACTGAAATACGCAAAAGAAAACCCTGAGAAAAGATACAATGTCCTGGGAGCTGAGACTGTGCTCAATCAAATGAGG ATGAAGGGGCTCGAGGAGCCACAGATGGACCCCAAAAGCCGAGACCTTTTAGTTCAGCAAGCCTCCCAGTGCCTTAGTAAGCTGGTCCAGATTGCTTCCCGGACAAAGAGGAACTTCATTCTTGATCAG TGTAACGTGTACAACTCTGGCCAACGGCGGAAGCTATTGCTGTTTAAGACTTTCTCTCGGAAAGTGGTGGTGGTCGTCCCTAATGAGGAGGACTGGAAGAAGAGGCTGGAGCTAAGGAAGGAAGTGGAGGGAGATGATGTGCCTGAGTCTATAATGCTGGAGATGAAAG CCaacttctctctgcctgaaaAATGCGACTATATGGATGAGGTGACATACGGGGAGCTGGAGAAGGAGGAAGCTCAGCCCATTGTCACTAAGTACAGGGAGGAGGCAAGGAAGCTGCTGCCGCCCTCCGAGAAGCGGACAAACCGCCGAAACAATCGAAACAAGCGAAACCGGCAGAACCGAAGCAGAGGCCAAGGCTACG TGGGCGGGCAGCGCCGAGGCTACGACAACCGGGCCTACGGGCAGCAGTACTGGGGGCAGTCTGGAAACAGAGGG gGTTACCGTAACTTCTACGATCGATACAGGGGAGACTACGATCGGTTCTATGGGCGAGATTATGAGTACAACAGATACAGAGACTATTACAGACAATACAGTCGGGAT TGGCAGAATTACTACTACCACCATCCCCAGGACAGAGACCGATACTACAGGAACTACTACGGTTACCAAGGGTATCGGTGA
- the GNG3 gene encoding guanine nucleotide-binding protein G(I)/G(S)/G(O) subunit gamma-3 codes for MKGETPVNSTMSIGQARKMVEQLKIEASLCRIKVSKAAADLMTYCDAHACEDPLITPVPTSENPFREKKFFCALL; via the exons ATGAAAGGGGAGACCCCTGTGAACAGCACTATGAGTATTGGGCAAGCCCGCAAGATGGTGGAACAGCTTAAGATTGAAGCCAGCTTGTGCCGGATAAAG GTGTCCAAGGCAGCAGCAGACCTGATGACTTATTGTGATGCCCACGCCTGTGAGGATCCCCTCATCACCCCTGTGCCCACTTCGGAGAACCCTTTCCGGGAGAAGAAATTCTTCTGTGCCCTCCTCTGA